One segment of Setaria viridis chromosome 4, Setaria_viridis_v4.0, whole genome shotgun sequence DNA contains the following:
- the LOC117852257 gene encoding uncharacterized protein has protein sequence MQRDMATLARHPLGAADFASFYLLPHGYSGGGGGDGLWCSYSCHGAGAGGGSVSSVGVGTGEVEPQAAGGAAVAAAARDGERRARRQASNRESARRARARRRGQLDDLSSRVAELRAANARLAVELNRVAAARARAAREGARLREEARALRERLDAAEAAKKAKEAGDEGEAGTPPTD, from the coding sequence ATGCAGAGAGACATGGCGACGTTGGCGCGCCACCCGCTCGGCGCGGCGGACTTCGCGAGCTTCTACTTGCTGCCGCACGGCtactcgggcggcggcggcggcgatggcctgTGGTGCAGCTACAGCTGCCACGGCgcgggtgccggcggcggctccgtgTCGAGCGTGGGCGTGGGcacgggcgaggtggagccgcAGGCTGCCGGTGGCGCTGcagtcgcggccgccgcgcgcgacggcgagcggagGGCGAGGCGTCAGGCTTCGAACCGAGAGTCAGCGCGgcgcgcacgcgcgcggcggagggGCCAGCTGGACGACCTGTCGTCGCGCGTCGCGGAGCTCCGCGCCGCGAACGCGCGGCTGGCCGTGGAGCTGAACCGCgtggcggccgcgcgcgcgcgggcggcgcgggagggcgcGCGGCTCAGGGAGGAGGCGCGCGCGTTGCGGGAGAggctcgacgccgccgaggcggcgAAGAAGGCGAAGGAAGCCGGCGACGAAGGAGAAGCCGGGACGCCGCCAACGGACTAG
- the LOC117852256 gene encoding uncharacterized protein → MADFGDELFLDVGDDGFGDLSYVTLSQSIEEDLACPRNLPSPGGFDLGTLTPTPGSPFSFDSDPDLSGLSPSQPPSPPFWDCLEAELADHGFEWEDIADAAPGVGGRGGAAASGGGGGGRGLGVDIDLDADVFGFVDEREMLGVMEGIDSGDDDSIFSDGPPFDFGEGDAELDGIFRGGVGWELLPVPLDEDEFEVLPGHLADAAVGGAPPAARAAVERLQVVAVRGEEAAQGCAVCKDGIAQGELATRLPCAHFYHGACIGPWLAIRNSCPVCRYELPTDDPEYERRRARRRSISTAQLGGLMQM, encoded by the coding sequence atGGCGGACTTCGGCGACGAGCTCTTCCTCGACGTCGGCGACGACGGGTTCGGCGATCTCTCCTACGTCACCCTCTCCCAGTCCATCGAGGAGGATCTCGCCTGCCCACGCAACCTCCCCTCCCCCGGGGGCTTCGACCTCGGAACCCTAACCCCCACCCCGGGCTCCCCCTTCTCCTTCGACTCCGACCCCGACCTCAGCGGCCTCTCCCCCTCGCAGCCCCCCTCCCCGCCCTTCTGGGACTGCCTCGAGGCCGAGCTCGCCGACCACGGATTCGAGTGGGAGGACATCGCCGACGCTGCCCCTGGCGTCGGCGGCAGGGGTGGAGCTGCTGctagcggtggtggaggcggagggcgaggaCTGGGAGTCGacatcgacctcgacgccgacgtgtTCGGGTTCGTCGACGAGCGGGAGATGCTGGGCGTGATGGAGGGGATCGACAGCGGGGACGACGACTCGATCTTCTCCGACGGGCCGCCGTTCGACTTCGGCGAAGGCGACGCGGAGCTCGACGGCATCTTCCGGGGCGGTGTCGGCTGGGAGCTGCTCCCGGTGCCGCTGGATGAGGACGAGTTCGAGGTGCTGCCGGGGCACCTGGCGGACGCGGCGGTGGGTGgagccccgccggcggcgcgcgcggcggtggagcggcTCCAGGTGGTGGCCGTCCGAGGGGAGGAGGCTGCGCAGGGGTGCGCCGTGTGCAAGGACGGGATCGCGCAGGGGGAGCTCGCCACGCGGCTGCCGTGCGCGCATTTCTACCATGGAGCCTGCATTGGGCCGTGGCTTGCCATACGGAACTCGTGCCCGGTGTGCCGGTACGAGCTGCCCACTGATGACCCTGAGTACgagcggcggagggcgaggcgCCGTTCCATCTCAACAGCACAGCTGGGTGGCCTGATGCAAATGTGA